A single genomic interval of Musa acuminata AAA Group cultivar baxijiao chromosome BXJ3-4, Cavendish_Baxijiao_AAA, whole genome shotgun sequence harbors:
- the LOC103980983 gene encoding uncharacterized protein LOC103980983 isoform X1 gives MAAAEARHAWQRTLNRCLVQEDAKRAPKLACCPSSTPQTDSSNGNAASTHDCPVANFIPLNRNQMNPNLSPETKWWLQIQPNYVYHKDFICEQLCFSRDEVDEKDMKTTIPTSKMDGDSSPVDSINLVLKNEESSMESPWIVSTAFMKRGPETSVKEMNIMASSSQHPLKRKTDMYDYLYNEEQLLDLKLVDRLIPKRLEKDSLDLETPRAGVNKSEPWWHIADKDELASLVAQKSLQHIENCDLPKPTQTVHVARDPFSSPDNLNTRGRLQSSFSGNINAGICNANEYSDNTSFYGISGNKNLSSDEGDHMWIDSDKMSSHAQGRANMEHHEINQPSESDRTRAQLLDALRRSQTRARKAEMAAQKAYDEKEHIVKLLFREASHLFAYKQWLLMLQLENLCLQLKIKDHQLSTLVPVLPWMPSKEKLFSKDKITSRKVRKKHNCSLCKYAVLFAVGLGLVGAGLLFGWTIGWLFPLNCTL, from the exons ATGGCAGCTGCAGAAGCGAGGCATGCTTGGCAGCGCACTTTAAACCGTTGCCTAGTCCAGGAAGATGCAAAGCGAGCTCCAAAATTAGCTTGCTGTCCATCATCAACACCACAAACTGATTCAAGCAATGGGAATGCAGCAAGCACACATGATTGTCCTGTCGCCAATTTCATTCCTTTAAACAGGAATCAAATGAATCCTAATTTATCACCTGAAACGAAATGGTGGCTTCAGATCCAACCCAACTATGTATACCACAAGGATTTTATCTGTGAGCAACTTTGCTTCTCACGAGATGAAGTTGATGAGAAGGACATGAAAACTACAATACCAACATCAAAAATGGATGGGGACTCTTCACCAGTTGACTCTATCAACCTTGTTCTAAAAAATGAAGAGAGTTCTATGGAATCTCCTTGGATTGTATCAACAGCTTTCATGAAGCGTGGACCTGAAACAAGTGTCAAAGAGATGAATATTATGGCCAGTTCTTCACAGCATCCACTGAAGCGGAAGACAGATATGTATGATTATCTCTATAACGAGGAACAGCTTCTTGATTTGAAGTTAGTTGATCGATTAATTCCGAAGAGGTTAGAGAAGGATTCTTTGGATCTTGAAACACCTCGGGCTGGAGTTAATAAGTCTGAGCCGTGGTGGCATATTGCTGACAAAGATGAATTGGCTTCATTGGTTGCCCAAAAATCACTACAGCATATTGAAAACTGTGATCTACCGAAACCCACCCAGACCGTTCATGTTGCTAGGGACCCATTTTCTTCTCCTGATAATTTAAATACTCGTGGAAGACTTCAATCATCATTTAGTGGAAACATAAATGCTGGCATATGCAATGCCAATGAATATTCTGATAATACCTCTTTTTATGGGATCTCTGGCAACAAGAACCTTTCTTCTGACGAAGGAGACCATATGTGGATTGATTCAGACAAAATGTCCAG CCATGCACAAGGCCGTGCAAATATGGAACACCATGAAATCAACCAGCCATCCGAGAGTGACCGTACGAGAGCTCAGCTGCTGGACGCACTTCGCCGTTCCCAGACCCGAGCTAGGAAAGCTGAAATGGCAGCTCAGAAAGCATACGATGAGAAGGAGCACATAGTCAAGCTGTTGTTTAGAGAGGCATCACACCTATTTGCATACAAGCAGTGGCTACTGATGTTGCAGCTCGAGAACCTCTGTCTGCAGCTCAAGATCAAGGACCATCAGCTGTCGACACTTGTTCCTGTGCTGCCATGGATGCCATCGAAGGAGAAATTATTCAGCAAAGATAAGATAACCAGCAGGAAAGTGAGGAAAAAGCACAACTGCAGTTTGTGCAAATATGCAGTTCTCTTTGCTGTCGGGTTGGGTCTGGTTGGTGCAGGGTTGCTCTTCGGCTGGACCATTGGCTGGTTGTTCCCACTTAATTGCACTCTATAG
- the LOC103980983 gene encoding uncharacterized protein LOC103980983 isoform X2, which produces MNPNLSPETKWWLQIQPNYVYHKDFICEQLCFSRDEVDEKDMKTTIPTSKMDGDSSPVDSINLVLKNEESSMESPWIVSTAFMKRGPETSVKEMNIMASSSQHPLKRKTDMYDYLYNEEQLLDLKLVDRLIPKRLEKDSLDLETPRAGVNKSEPWWHIADKDELASLVAQKSLQHIENCDLPKPTQTVHVARDPFSSPDNLNTRGRLQSSFSGNINAGICNANEYSDNTSFYGISGNKNLSSDEGDHMWIDSDKMSSHAQGRANMEHHEINQPSESDRTRAQLLDALRRSQTRARKAEMAAQKAYDEKEHIVKLLFREASHLFAYKQWLLMLQLENLCLQLKIKDHQLSTLVPVLPWMPSKEKLFSKDKITSRKVRKKHNCSLCKYAVLFAVGLGLVGAGLLFGWTIGWLFPLNCTL; this is translated from the exons ATGAATCCTAATTTATCACCTGAAACGAAATGGTGGCTTCAGATCCAACCCAACTATGTATACCACAAGGATTTTATCTGTGAGCAACTTTGCTTCTCACGAGATGAAGTTGATGAGAAGGACATGAAAACTACAATACCAACATCAAAAATGGATGGGGACTCTTCACCAGTTGACTCTATCAACCTTGTTCTAAAAAATGAAGAGAGTTCTATGGAATCTCCTTGGATTGTATCAACAGCTTTCATGAAGCGTGGACCTGAAACAAGTGTCAAAGAGATGAATATTATGGCCAGTTCTTCACAGCATCCACTGAAGCGGAAGACAGATATGTATGATTATCTCTATAACGAGGAACAGCTTCTTGATTTGAAGTTAGTTGATCGATTAATTCCGAAGAGGTTAGAGAAGGATTCTTTGGATCTTGAAACACCTCGGGCTGGAGTTAATAAGTCTGAGCCGTGGTGGCATATTGCTGACAAAGATGAATTGGCTTCATTGGTTGCCCAAAAATCACTACAGCATATTGAAAACTGTGATCTACCGAAACCCACCCAGACCGTTCATGTTGCTAGGGACCCATTTTCTTCTCCTGATAATTTAAATACTCGTGGAAGACTTCAATCATCATTTAGTGGAAACATAAATGCTGGCATATGCAATGCCAATGAATATTCTGATAATACCTCTTTTTATGGGATCTCTGGCAACAAGAACCTTTCTTCTGACGAAGGAGACCATATGTGGATTGATTCAGACAAAATGTCCAG CCATGCACAAGGCCGTGCAAATATGGAACACCATGAAATCAACCAGCCATCCGAGAGTGACCGTACGAGAGCTCAGCTGCTGGACGCACTTCGCCGTTCCCAGACCCGAGCTAGGAAAGCTGAAATGGCAGCTCAGAAAGCATACGATGAGAAGGAGCACATAGTCAAGCTGTTGTTTAGAGAGGCATCACACCTATTTGCATACAAGCAGTGGCTACTGATGTTGCAGCTCGAGAACCTCTGTCTGCAGCTCAAGATCAAGGACCATCAGCTGTCGACACTTGTTCCTGTGCTGCCATGGATGCCATCGAAGGAGAAATTATTCAGCAAAGATAAGATAACCAGCAGGAAAGTGAGGAAAAAGCACAACTGCAGTTTGTGCAAATATGCAGTTCTCTTTGCTGTCGGGTTGGGTCTGGTTGGTGCAGGGTTGCTCTTCGGCTGGACCATTGGCTGGTTGTTCCCACTTAATTGCACTCTATAG
- the LOC135636295 gene encoding PP2A regulatory subunit TAP46-like isoform X2: MVLKISKNHLKEFISICEALELVPEEELESSSQGGADTRATQRAKKNAHFKLQRGAEAKLQEIKERKERRQQSLREAKLQRVDCLHPLKLGRKMYLMMMARRKESFA; encoded by the exons ATGGTTCTCAAAATTTCTAAGAATCATTTGAAG GAGTTCATTTCAATTTGTGAAGCTTTGGAGCTTGTGCCTGAAGAGGAGTTAGAATCTTCTAGTCAAGGAGGTGCTGACACTCGAGCAACTCAAAGGGCAAAAAAG AATGCTCATTTCAAACTCCAGAGAGGTGCAGAAGCAAAGCTGCAAGAAATTAAAGAAAGAAAGGAGAGGCGTCAGCAGTCACTGAGGGAAGCAAAACTCCAGAGAGTTGATTGTCTTCACCCGTTGAAGCTAGGGAGGAAGATGTACTTGATGATGATGGCGAGGAGGAAAGAGAG CTTTGCTTAG
- the LOC135636295 gene encoding PP2A regulatory subunit TAP46-like isoform X1, whose protein sequence is MVLKISKNHLKEFISICEALELVPEEELESSSQGGADTRATQRAKKNAHFKLQRGAEAKLQEIKERKERRQQSLREAKLQRVDCLHPLKLGRKMYLMMMARRKERLLISCTC, encoded by the exons ATGGTTCTCAAAATTTCTAAGAATCATTTGAAG GAGTTCATTTCAATTTGTGAAGCTTTGGAGCTTGTGCCTGAAGAGGAGTTAGAATCTTCTAGTCAAGGAGGTGCTGACACTCGAGCAACTCAAAGGGCAAAAAAG AATGCTCATTTCAAACTCCAGAGAGGTGCAGAAGCAAAGCTGCAAGAAATTAAAGAAAGAAAGGAGAGGCGTCAGCAGTCACTGAGGGAAGCAAAACTCCAGAGAGTTGATTGTCTTCACCCGTTGAAGCTAGGGAGGAAGATGTACTTGATGATGATGGCGAGGAGGAAAGAGAG GCTTTTGATCTCTTGTACATGctga
- the LOC135636294 gene encoding transcription factor bHLH87-like — translation MDSFGWENPAAIGSEVFLSPSRCSNHYGDFRGSSEGYTAFNDKFALDEALLSSGLELQGILDACQASSHLGGHSETVGISTPALGSMNNSLDLDLLQYQEAILMSAADSGLMRSVLDTTSGDASCCQAYASSSLTDRTDVSHPVTENFGASEEQRVISNVVDAQDGISTIFSSCWNVHGLSCSGNISSGDSERHGYLYHHRSRHEDVASQGSSKSDARQVESLQGRRSTKRKFVESTRAESNNICSLLLEPNSSTKEGGLQISFTRAQKSKKLRSERHSESSTIEFVREGNYEPDDEAIAQVKEMIYRAAALRPVSLVAEGAVEKAKRKNVRISCDPQTVAARHRRERISERLRVLQRLVPGGSKMDTATMLDEAANYLKFLKSQVKALETLGNRFHPVNSSSTTASFPLPLNRAFPMRNSLLHPKP, via the coding sequence ATGGATAGCTTTGGTTGGGAGAATCCAGCGGCCATCGGAAGCGAGGTTTTCCTGTCGCCAAGTAGATGCAGCAACCACTATGGTGATTTCAGAGGCTCCAGCGAAGGCTACACCGCCTTCAACGATAAGTTTGCACTCGACGAAGCTCTCCTCAGCTCAGGCTTAGAGCTCCAGGGGATTCTGGACGCATGCCAAGCAAGTTCGCATCTTGGTGGACACAGTGAGACAGTGGGAATCTCAACTCCCGCTTTGGGTTCGATGAACAACAGTTTGGATCTGGATTTGTTGCAGTATCAGGAAGCGATATTAATGTCGGCTGCTGATTCTGGTCTCATGAGATCAGTACTGGACACCACTTCCGGGGATGCTTCTTGTTGTCAAGCATATGCTTCTTCTTCACTCACCGATAGAACCGATGTTTCCCATCCAGTCACCGAGAACTTTGGAGCATCTGAAGAACAACGAGTCATCAGCAACGTCGTCGATGCTCAGGATGGCATCTCGACCATCTTTTCTAGCTGCTGGAACGTGCATGGTTTGAGTTGCAGTGGTAACATTTCTTCTGGGGATTCTGAGCGCCATGGATATCTCTATCACCATCGATCGCGCCATGAAGATGTGGCCTCACAGGGTTCTTCAAAGTCAGACGCTCGGCAAGTCGAATCGCTTCAGGGAAGAAGGAGCACAAAGAGAAAATTCGTGGAGTCCACGAGAGCAGAAAGCAACAATATCTGCAGCCTCCTCCTCGAACCAAATTCTTCGACTAAGGAGGGAGGTCTTCAGATCAGTTTCACAAGGGCGCAGAAGTCGAAGAAGCTGAGATCAGAAAGGCACTCAGAGAGTTCGACCATCGAATTCGTTCGGGAAGGCAACTACGAGCCGGACGACGAGGCCATCGCGCAAGTGAAGGAGATGATCTACAGGGCCGCGGCTTTAAGGCCGGTGAGTTTGGTGGCGGAGGGGGCAGTAGAGAAGGCGAAGAGGAAGAATGTGAGGATATCGTGTGACCCACAGACGGTTGCTGCAAGGCATAGGAGGGAAAGGATCAGTGAGAGGCTAAGGGTGCTGCAAAGGCTGGTCCCAGGGGGCAGCAAAATGGACACTGCAACCATGCTCGATGAGGCTGCCAACTACCTCAAGTTCCTCAAGTCGCAGGTCAAGGCTTTGGAAACCCTAGGTAACAGGTTCCATCCGGTAAACAGCAGTAGCACCACAGCATCCTTTCCACTGCCTCTCAACCGGGCTTTTCCCATGCGGAACTCTCTCCTCCACCCAAAACCCTAA